Genomic DNA from Jonesia denitrificans DSM 20603:
CCCATCCTCGAGACTGGACTGTGCTACATGCACCGGCAAGCATCGTTCTACGCTGCGAACTGGCCAGAAGGCACCGACGTTTCTGCAGATGGCGACGTGTTCGCGTTCTACTTCCCTGGCACAAGCGAAGACTCACGCCCCATCCTTGGTGGTGGAGAATTCGTTGCAGCCTTTGACGACCGACCAGAGGTCGCCGCATTCCAGGAATTCCTTGCCAGCCCAGAGTGGGCAAACGCCAAAGCGATCGCCACACCAAGCGGTGGCTGGGTTTCCGCGAACTCAGGACTTGACCCCAACAACCTCGTCTCTGAGATCGACAAGCTGTCCTTCGAACTGCTCTCCGACACGAGCCAGGAGTTCGGGTTCGACGCATCCGACCTCATGCCCGCAGCAGTTGGTCAAGGTGCGTTCTGGACAGAAATGACCGCCTGGATCGCTGAGGACAAGTCCGACGACGCCGTTCTCACCGCGATTGACTCGGCGTGGCCAAACTGACCCGCTGACGACACCACAGCGGTCACGGTGACGGTGGCATCACGACGGTGATGCCACCGCCCCACCAACACCACCTGATGGGGGTCCACATGTGTGGGCCCCCATCATCGGCTCACCACACCGCGTGTGGGAGCTGTGTCACTATCCCGCCAACCATGGAGGCTCGCCATGGATCTGCTGTACGCCGACACAACCGGCGGCAAGCTACTCCTCATGGTCATTGCTATTGCGATGTTCGTCGCAGTGATGGCTCTTATTCTGTTTGCCGTGGAACGTATTCCCCGGGCGCCGCGTTGGGTGGTTGTTGCCGCCTTTACCGGCCCTGCATTGTTGGGTATTTCCTTTGGGTTGATTTACCCCGCAATCCTCACCGCACGAAGCTCGCTTTATGATGCCCGTGGCCAAAACTTCATTGGGGTCGACAACTACGTCACCGCCTTTACCCGCCCCGAGTTTCAACAGGTGCTTCTCAACACCATTGCCTGGACCATTATTGTCCCGGTGTTGTCCACTGCGATCGGTCTCATCTACGCGGTCCTCGTCGACCGGGCTCGGTTTGAAAAGATCGCAAAAACCTTGCTGTTCATGCCCATGGCGATCTCCCTTGTGGGCGCTTCGATCATCTGGAAGTTCGTCTACGAATACCGGCCTGTCCTTGAGGGGGTCGCCCCAGACCGGCAACCCGCACAAATTGGGTTACTCAACCAAATCCTGGTGTGGATGGGTCTAGAACCGGTTCAGTTCCTGCTCAATGGACCGTGGAATAACTTATTCCTCATGATCGTCATGATCTGGATTCAAGCAGGTTTCGCCATGACAATTTTGTCCGCGGCGATCAAGGCGATCCCCACAGAAACCAACGAGGCAGCCACCCTGGATGGGGTCAATGGACCGCAGTTGTTCTTCTACGTCACCGTCCCCAGTGTGCGACCAGCATTGGTCGTTGTGCTCACCACCATCGCAATGGGCACTCTCAAAGTGTTCGACATTGTCCGGACAATGACGGGTGGAAACTACGGCACCCAAGTGGTGGCAAACGAGTTCTACACCCAGTCCTTTCGGCAACAAAACCAAGGGATGGGTGCAGCGCTGGCGGTATTGCTCTTCGCTTTCGTGGTGCCACTCATCATTTACAACGTCCGCCAAATGAAGAAGTCGGAGGAGGTCCGATGAGCTCCACAACACCCCAGGCCCCCCTACCGGCGAAGCCAGCGAACTTAGTGGACCGCCTCGATGCTCGCGCTGGTCGCACAAAATCAACGTTATCCACCAAAATTGCCTCCGGCATCGCGCTCCTCATTGCGTTTGTGTGGACCGTCCCCACCGTGGGACTGCTCATCACCTCATTCCGACCCGATGGGGACATTAAAACCTCAGGGTGGTGGACGTGGTTCACAAACCCGACGTTCACATTGGAGAACTACGACCAGGTCCTATCTGGGTCACGTTTTCAACTGTCCACATTCTTTGTGAACTCCTTTGTTATCACGATCCCTGCCGTCATCATTCCGATTACGTTGGCGTTGCTGGCGGCTTACGCTTTTGCGTGGATTGATTTCAAGGGCCGCAACATCTTGTTTGTCGCCGTGTTTGCGTTGCAGGTTGTGCCTATCCAGGTCACGCTCATTCCGTTGCTCACCCAGTATGTGAAGTGGGGGCTCAACCAAACATTTTGGACCGTGTGGTTGTCGCACTCAATTTTTGCGTTGCCACTGGCCATTTTCTTGTTGCACAACTTCATGAAAGACATTCCCCGGGAATTGGTGGAAGCAGCTCGAGTCGACGGTGCGGGGCACGTGAAGATCTTCTTCCGCGTGCTCATGCCGTTGCTGGTGCCTGCGATCGCGTCGTTCGCGATCTTCCAGTTCTTGTGGGTGTGGAATGACCTGCTTGTTGCGTTGACGTTTGCGGGTGGACAACAAAATGTCGCGCCGTTGACTGTGCGTCTTGCTGATCTTGCCGGGACCCGCGGCCAGGACTGGTACCTGCTGGCAGCGGGGGCGTTCGTGTCGATGATTGTGCCAGTCATCGTGTTCTTGACGCTGCAACGCTACTTTGTGCGCGGCCTGCTGGCTGGGTCTGTGAAGGGGTAGTAGTCCATCTCACCAGCGCGGCTCGAGAACGAGTTTGCCGAACACGTCACCACCAAGAAGCTGCTCGTGTGCACGGGCAGCTTCTTGCATGTCCCAGACCTCATGGACCACAGGGCGGATGCGCCCGGCTGCCAGCAGTGGCAGGAGGTCTGTTGTGACTCCCTTGACGATGCGCGCCCGTTCTTCTCGCGGGCGTGACCGTAGGGTAGTTCCGTGAATACTGGCTCGCTTTGCCAGGAGCGGGCCAAGAGGAAGGGTCCCGGTTGCTCCTTTTTGCATCCCGATGACGATGAGCCGACCGCCTGTTGCCAGGCTGTGAACATTGGCACCAAGTAACGATGCACCAGTGACGTCGAGGATGATGTCGCAGCCACGCTGGTTGGTTGCTTGGGCAACGAGCGTGGGCAGCGCATCGGCAAACGTGGATTTCCCGTGCGCGTCCACGTGTTCGCCATACGCCCAGGCCGTGTGTGCCCCAAGATCCGTGCACCGCGCGGCACGCTCCGGCGTGCGCGCGGTGGTGAGGACGGTGGCTCCTAACGCTGAGGTGATCTGAAGGGCGAGTGAGCCCACTCCACCGGAGCCACCATGGATCAAGACGGTCTCACCAGACGTGAAGTGCGCCACATCAAAGAGGTTGGACCAGATGGTGCAGGCGGCTTCCACAAATGCCGCGGCATCGACCATGCTGATGTTTTCCGGGATGACCATGACGGAAGCCGCATCCGCTACCACAAACTCCCCGTATCCGCCTGCGGTCACAAGAGCCATGACGCGGTCGCCTTGTCGGATATGTCTGACATGAGAACCGCACTCGCGGACAACTCCTGCCACCTCCAAGCCAGGAATATCGGAACTTCCCGCAGGTGGGGCGTAGTGCCCATGTGTTTGGAGAATATCCGCCCGGTTGACGCCCGCCGCAGCGACCTCAATGAGAACTTCACCCGCTCCAGGAATGGGATTAGTGACCATACAGGGTTGAAGCAATGGCCCTGCGGGTGAAAGTATCTGAAAGGAGTTCGGAGCCCGAAGCGCATGCATACCTCGAACAATACCGAGGCAACGTTGCCCCTGTGGGTGAAAAAAACATAGTCTTAGGCGTTGAACTCTATTGGACCCGCTCAAGGGCCGGCATCTACCTGCCGATGACCCGGTAGCGGAAAGCACGCGGACTCGCCGTGATGCAGACAAGAATGTGGGAGGGATCAGGGATGCTCAAGCGCTTAAACGTGCAGAATAAGATCCTTGCGACCCTGGCTGTTCCGATCCTCGTGATTCTCGTTGCGGCAACGGTCTTTGCTGGACAGTCAATTTCTGCGTGGCGTGAAGCCCAGCAGACGAAGAACGTTGTGGACCTGGTTGATTCTGGGCAAACGTTCATCGAGATCATCCAGAACGAACGGTATTGGGCAATTGAGTATCGTCGAGGGGCAGCAGGTGCGGGCGAAGAATGGCAGAAGGCTATTGCCTTGCGTAATCAAGCGCTTGACGAAGTAGGGTCGGCACTTCGCGACATTGATACGTCACGGATGTCCCCTGAAGTTCAGCGTGCCATTGACCTCGCGCTGAAAAATACGCGTGCCTTCCTCGAGGCGGCTGAAGGCCAAGCATCACGTGGTGCGGCAACCACTCAAGTGGTGTCGAAGGCGTACACCGACGCGATCGACAACATTTTGCGCGTGGCCTCCCAGCTAGGAAACACGGTCGGTGACCGGCGTGTTGGTAACGCAGCGCTTGCTTACGTGACCACAACGAACTACCTCGACGACACGATCTCTGAAATCCCGCTGATTTCTGAAGCACTCACCGTGTCGCGCAGCAACGACGGTGTGAACCGTGTGTACCGAGAACTCGCCACCACAGTGCGGTTGACCAACGCAAGCCGTGACGACACCCGAAACACGTTGAACCGACTCGTTGGTGTCGACTTCCCCAGCTTGAAGATCGCATCCGCTCAATACACCGCGATCCGCCAGTATTTGGCCAACGGGAACATCGGCGCGATTTCTGGTCCACTCGCGGAACAATGGGGCGAACTTGCCCAGGTTGAGGTCGAAGCAGTTGACCCCATCGTGAAAGCGATGATGGCCGAGATGAAAGACGCTGCAAACGACCAGCTCAACGCGGCGCGAACCAACTCCATCCTGACAATCATTGCCGTGCTGGTCGTCTTCGCCGCCTCACTGGCCATCGCGTACGTCACCTCTCGATCCATCACCCGACCGCTGCGTCGACTCACCGAGTCCGCAGAGCGAGTGAAGGAAGAACTGCCACGCCTGGTAGAACAGGTGGCGATCCCTGGTCAAGGACCAGACCTCGACCTCGAAGAGATCGACATTGACTCTCGAGACGAAGTGGGACAGCTCGCCGCAGCGTTCAACTCTGTGAACCACACCACCGTAGAAGTTGCCCGTGAACAGGCAGCGCTTCGTGGCTCCATCGCGGAAATGTTCGTCAACGTGGCCCGTCGTGACCACGTCCTCCTCAACCGTCAGCTTGGGTTCCTTGACGAACTCGAACGCGCGGAAGAAGACCCGAACATCCTTGCAAACCTCTTTAGGCTCGACCACCTTGCAACACGTATGCGTCGTAACTCCGAGTCACTCCTGGTGCTCGCTGGTATCGACTCTGGTCGTCGAGTGCGCCAACCCATGCCGATGTCGGACGTGGTCCGTACCGCGTCATCTGAGATTGAGCTGTATGACCGGATCCAACTGAACCTGCAATCCGACCCGGCCATGCTCGGTCACAATGCGCTGAACGCCGCGCACCTCATTGCAGAACTCTTGGAAAACGCAACAAACTTCTCCGAACCAAACACACCTGTTGAGGTGACCACGGATGCGGGACGAAACTTCGTCACCGTCACCATCCGTGACTACGGTTTGGGCATGTCTGATGACGACATCGCTGAAGCGAACCGTAAAGTCGCGTCACGGTCAGCAACTGACGTGATCGGTGTGCAGCGTGTGGGTCTGTTCGTGGTTGGTCGTCTCGCAGACCGTCTCGGTGTGCACGTGGCGTTTGCCCGCCCCAATGATGGCTCCACCGGAACCGTGGCCACACTGTCCTTCCCCTGGAACCTCTTTACTGATGCTGCCTACCAGGACTACCAAGGCCGTGCACCACAAGCAGGTAGCCAAACCTACCAGCAGCCTCAAGCACCTCAACCATCAAGCCAGTTCGCGCAACCACAACAACCTGCGCAACAGGCCAATCAGTTCGGTCAGCCGCAACAGCCGCAGCAACAGCAACCCCAACCGCAGCAACCCATTCAGCAGCCCGCTGGCTACCCGGTGGAAGAGCCACCGGTTGTATCCGAAGTGGACCTGAATGCGTTAACTGATGGTCAAACAAACACCGGTATGCCACGTCGGCGGGTGTCCAACGCACCCACCGGACAAAACCAGGCGTTTGCGCCGCAGCAAGACTTCTCCGGTGCGCCACTTGGTGGAGGACGCCCTGCGGCGCCAGCACCGCAAGCACCAGCCCAGCAGGCGCCAGCACAAGGCCTACCAAGCCGTGGGGGCGCACAGCAACAATTCGCGCCACAGCAGTCGGCCGCTAGCGCTCTGCCATCACGGGGCGGCAACGGCAACCAAGGTGTGGGGCTCTCCCCAGACTTTGGTGATGACTCACCTGAGATTGTGTTGCCACCACTGGCAACCCCGACACGGACAGTCAGCTTTGATGATGACTCCGCGCCGTGGCAGCCAGAAGTCATCCAAGAAGCTCGCCCACTGGTGACCCGCCGTCCAGCGGTGAAAGAACACGTGGAAGAGACGCCGCTTGGTCCTGACGCCTCGTTGGCGGCGCAACCAGAACGCCGTTCTGCGATGTTCTCGAACTTCCGCTCCTTCTCAGCACCACAAGAAGGTACAGAAGCCCAAGCGCCATCAGCTGGCTCGCCATTTGCTCAGCCTGCAGACGACGATGACTCAACGCAGGTCATTGACCGTGTGGCTGACTCGCCGCGTGCTGAAGAAGTCGCTGAACCGTGGCGGGGTCAGCAGGACACTGTGACTCATTCTGATCACGGTCAGCATGGTGCATCCGATGCGCCGCAGTCCCGAGCTGATCTGGCGAAGTTCGCCCACCTGCCTACCCGCGCATCACGTGCCCGGGCCCAGTCAGACACGGCCCATCCCGCACCTCAAGCTGCAAGCCACTCCGTCGCAGCTGATGCGGCACTGCCTCAAGAACCACGCGGATACCAACCCAACCCGGACATGGTGATCCCAGGGCTTGTTGATGAAGCACGCGACCCAGGTCACCAGGGTGGGTTCCCGCAGCAGACACCAGCTCAGTACTACCGGTCCGCCGCGAGCGCTTTCAGCGCGCAAAGTGCACACGAAGCGCACGAACCTGAGGAGGACCGCAGCTATGGGATGCCGCTTCCTCCGCAGCGTCCAGAGTCAGTGTACGAAGCGACTCAAGGACCTGTTGACGAGCAGCACAACTACGGTCAACCAGCATCAGCACCTTCCTGGCAAAACAACGCAGCCCAGGAACAACCGATGCGACCACAGTTCGCCCCGATCTTTGGTGACGGTGCCAGCGAACCAGCAGCACCAGCAGCTCCCAACTTCGCTGACGTCGTGTCTGACCTGCCACAGGAAGACACCAAATCAAAGAAGAACGGCCTACGTGGCTGGTTGCGTAAAGGAAAGTCAACAGACACCTCCGCGCATGAAACAGTTGCTGAGCCCACGGCACCTCAGGGCTCGTACGGGCAACCACAGTTTGGACAGTTCAGTGGTGGCCAACAGTTCCAACCAGCTCAGTCCCAAGGTCAACAGCCTTTCCGCCAACCCACTGCGCCATCAGCAGCTGAACCTTATGTGCCTCAGGTACCACAACGGGTGTCAAGCTATGGTGCAGGGTCGGCGTCTCACGCCGCCTCAGCCCCATACGCTGCCTCGGCCCCTGCCGCCCCAGCTGCATACAGCGGCGGCACCTCACAGTCGTGGGAACCCACGTATGCTCCTTCCGCTCAGGAACCAGCAGTACGAGAGTTTCCGCAAGGTGGATCAGGTGTCACCCAGTGGCAACCACCCACCGACCTGACCGTTGACGTCAACTCAGCTTTTGCGTTGAAGTCAACAATCCAGGAGCAGGCACTTGCTGAACTCAGCCAGCTGTCCGCGTACCGCCCAAGCGAGGTTGACACCAACGCTGCCGGGTCACTGACCCGCCGTGTTCGGAGCACAGCCGCGCCTCAGGCACTCACTGATGACCCGACCACGCAGAAGATCAGTCGCGACGCGGCCGAACTTCGGGCACGCCTCTCCGCGTTCCAATCTGCAACCAGCAGAGGACGCCGAGATGGTGCATCTGAGGGTCCACCTCAGAATGAGCACGGGAATGACCGAAATGGCCAGTCGCAACTACGTGTGCCAGACTCTGCCACTCGATACTGAGTGCATTGTTAGCCGTTGACACACCTTTGAAGGAGAAAGCATGAGCACGCTCAGCACCGAGGCAACGAACTTCGGTTGGTTGCTGGACAACTTTGTGCGGACAGTTCCGGCCACACGCCACACCCTTGTGGTCTCGGCTGACGGCCTGTTAATGGCGATGTCCGATAACCTCGACCGGACCAGCGGTGACCAGCTCGCCGCAATCGTGTCCGGCATGTCAAGCCTCACCCGTGGGGCCTCACGCCAACTCAACGGTGGGGCGGTTCGCCAGGCCATCGTGGAAATGGACAATGGCTTCCTCTTCTTGATGAACGTCTCGAACGGATCAGTTCTTGCCGTCGTCGCTGATTCCTCATGCGACGTTGGTCTGATCGGATATGAGATGGCTATGCTCGTATCACGAACTGAAGCAACTCTCACACCACAACTGATCTCAGAGATGCGCGGCTCGCTGCCGGTAGACGGAGCTACACGCGCGCAAATGGGATAGATCAAGGATAGTCATGACTCGTCATTCGCTGAGATTGCCCGATGACGGCAATCACTACGAGGCTGCGACGGTGCGGCCTTACGCGGTTACCGGCGGGCGTGTACGATCAGCTACGTCCAACCTGCCGCTAGAGACCTTAATTGAGGTCACTCCAGGCGCCGTAGACTCGAGCGGACTCACCCCCGAAAAACGCGCGATCTTGGACCATGCGGCACGGAACTACGTGTCGATCGCTGAGGTGTCTGCACTTTTGCGGATGCCACTCGGAGTGGTCCGAATCCTTATCTCAGACCTGGCGGACGAAGGATATTTGAAGATCCACACGTCGACGCCTGTTAACGTTCATACTGGTCACGGTCAGAACCCGGCCATGTCCTTGAGTGTGTTGGAGAGTGTTCTCAATGGTATATCAGCCCTCTGAGACGACAGTGGGGCAGGACACGGCGAAAGCCACGACCGCCCCAACCGTCGTCAAGATTGTCGTGGCGGGTGGGTTCGCTGTCGGTAAGACAACATTTATCGGATCAATCTCAGACATCGAACCGCTCAACACTGAAGCGGCGATGACCGAGCACTCCGTGGGTGTTGACGATGCCGGTGGCGTCACCGACCGCAAAACCACAACAACCGTCGCAATGGACTTCGGTCGTATCGAACTACCAGGGTCCTTGTGGCTCTACCTGTTCGGTACCCCAGGACAGGACCGCTTCCTCTTCATGTGGGACGACCTGGTTCGCGGTGCTATTGGTGCCGTCGTTCTGGTGGACACGGAACGTCTTGAGCAGTGCTTCCCCGCGATCGACTACTTCGAGTCACGAGGTGTCCCGTTCGTTGTGGGGATCAACTGCTTTGACGGTGTAGCCAAGCACCGCATCGAAGATGTGCGTGAAGCACTTCAGGTGCCCGCTCACGTCCCCATGCTGTACACGGACGCGCGTTCCCGTGCAGCAACCAAGCAAACGCTCATCCAACTCGTCCAGCACGCCATGGAACGGCTCCAGGCAGCAGCTCGAGGCTGATCCTCTTCGCTGCTCGGGCAGCACAGTGAGAGCACCAGGACACGATTTCGTATTCTTGTCCTGAGCGTGGCACAATGGTCAGGCGCCTTCGGGCGTTAAGGAAGTGTGGCAGAGCGGCCGAATGCGCCGGTCTTGAAAACCGGTAGACGGTGACCCCGTCTCGCGGGTTCAAATCCCGCCGCTTCCGCAGTGCGATGGCCTCCGTGCGCAAACATCTGTTTGCTCACGGAGGCCATTGGTGTTTCTGCAGGTGTGCGTGCACTATAGGAGTGAACGGAGGCGCCCGACGCAGGAAGGACGCATGGTGTCAGAGAAGCCACCAGGGACAAAACCCAATATTCGGCAGGTTGCTGCCGCTGCTGGGGTGTCCCATATGACGGTGTCGCGGGTGTTGAATGACCACCCGAACATTAAGGACTCAACGCGGCGCAAGGTGTTGCGCGTTATTGAGGAACTGAACTATCGGCCGAATGGTGCGGCACGTGCATTAGCAACGCAGCGGAGCCAGCGCATCGGCGTCATGATTGAAAGTGCGCGCGAGTTTGGTCCGTTGTACACGTTGCGGGCGGTGGAGGATGCGGCGCGTGCGGCGGGGTTTGGCGTGACGTCGGTGCCGTTGGCTGAGCATGGGGCGTTTGCGGCGCGTGATGCCATGGATTATTTGGTGAGCCAGGGTGTTGATGCGGTGTGTGTGATTGCGCCTCGGTCGTCGTCGTTGGCTGCGTTACGGCAGGTGTCGGTGGACGTGCCGATGTTGGTGGTGAAGAGCAGTGGTGATCCGCATTATTTGACGGTGGGTGTGGACCAGCAGTTGGGTGCGGAGCTGGTTGTGGATCATGTGGCGGGGTTGGGGCATCGTGATGTGTTGCATCTTGCGGGCCCGTTGGATTGGTTGGATGCGCGTGCCCGTGAGCGGGCTTTTCATGCACGGTCACGGCAGTGGGGGTTGAAGGAGCGGCCCATTGTTGTGGGGGATTGGAGTGCGGACTTTGGGTATGACTTTGTGAAGAGTATGAAGCGAAAACCTGATTACACAGCGATCTTCGCAGCGAATGATGCGATGGCGATGGGGTTGTTGCATGGGTTTGCGGAGTGGGGTGTGGAGGTTCCCGCGCAGATGTCAGTGGTGGGGTTCGATGATGTGCCATTGAGTCGTCATGCGATTCCGCCATTGACGACGGTACGGCAGGATTTCGATGTGGTGGGGTTGAAGGTGGTGGAGGTGTTGACGGCGGCGGTTCGAGGTGGTGAGGTCCCGGCCCGAACGACTGTGGGTGTTGAGGTGGTGGTTCGGGAATCGTCGGCGCCGGTGGGCGGTGTGGCGTTGTGAGTGGTGGTGTTGAGCCTTTGGTGCAGTTGCGGTCGGTGACTGTGTCGTTTGATGGGCATGTGGCGTTGGATGACGTGTCGTTGGATCTGTTTCCTGGCGAGATTCATGCGTTGATGGGGCAGAACGGTGCGGGGAAGTCAACGTTGGTTCAGGTGCTCAATGGGGTGATTCAGCCTGATCGTGGGTCGATTGTGGTTGATGGGTGTGAGCGGGTGTTTCGGTCCCCGTCGGATGCGTTGGCGGTGGGTGTGGCCATGGTGTTTCAGGACATTCATCTGGGTCCCACGTTGACGGTGGCGGAGAACGTCATGTTGGGGCGTGAGGTGCGGTCTCGCTGGGGTATTGACTGGGCTGGAACGAAGGCTCGGGCGGTTGAGCAACTCAGTGAGCTTGGTTTGGGTGATTTAGATGTGGATACGCGGTTGTCGTTGTTGTCACCGCCTACGCAACAGTTGGTGGCGATTGCTCGGGCGATGGTGGCTCGGCCGCGGGTGTTGTTGCTTGATGAGCCGACGTCAAGCTTAGAAATTGCCGATGTGAAACGCCTCTTTGGTGTGTTGCGTACGTTGCGTGAGCGCGGTGTTGCGATCGTGTTTATTTCGCATTTTTTGGAGCAGGTGTGTGCTGTTTCTGACCGGGTGTCGGTGTTGCGTGATGGTCGGCATGTGGAGGTGTGCCGGACGCAGGAGGTGGACCGCACGACGCTGATTTCGTTGATGTTGGGTGAGGATGTGGAGAGTTTACGGCGCTTGGGTGCTGAGCGTCGGGATCATCAGCATGATGCGGAGGGGCCGCGGGTGTTGGATGCGGTTGGGGTGGGGCGTCGCGGTGTCATTGAGTCAACTGATGTTGTGGTGCATGCGGGGGAGATTGTGGGGTTTGCTGGGTTGCGTGGTTCGGGGCGTACCGAGTTGGCGCACGTGTTGGCTGGTGTGTTGTCTGCCGACAGCGGTGTGGTGCTGATGTCGGGGGAGCGGGTGCAGTTCCGTGGGCCTGGTAGTGGTGTTCGTCATGGGGTGGCGTTGTCGTCGGAGTTGCGCAGTGATGATGGGATCATTGCGGGCATGTCTGTTCGGGACAACATGTTGCTTGCGTTGCAGGCGATGCGTGGGTGGCGGTTCCCGATTTCTCGTGCGGAAGGCGACAGTGTGGTGGGGTACTACATGTCACTGTTTCGGATGGAGGGTGTGGATCCGGGGGCTTGTGCGGGGGTGCAGTCGGGTGGGACTCAGCAGAAGATCGTGTTGGCGCGTTGGCTGGCGATCCATCCGAGGGTGTTGATCCTTGATGAACCGACGCGTGGCATTGATGTCGGCACGACGGTGGAGATTCAACGTCGGATTGCTCAGCTCGCTGTGGAGGGGATGGCGATCATTTTCATTTCTTCTGATTTGGAGGAAGTGGTGCGGCTGAGTGATCGGATTGTTGTGTTGAAGGATCGGATGAAGATTGGGGAGCTTCATAACGGTCCGGGGGTGACAGTGGACACGGTGGTGGAATTGATTGCTGCGTGTGAGGATGAATCGCTGTAGCAATCTCACATTGTGATGCGTGTTCCACGGAACTTTTTGCATGTTCCAACCGTGAGCGTTGAGTGTCAGGCGTGTGTCACCACCTCGCTCATCGCCAAAAATGGGCTCTGACCTGCGGAACAATTAACCATTTCGTGATCACTTCTTCGTTGACTTGTCTTGTGTCAGCAAAAATGTTCCCGGTAACATTCTCGGCAAGCGCTCACAAGGGGTCGCAGAGAAGCATCCCCACGTCGTCCAATGCGCAGCAGTGTGTGTGACAGGAGGCCGCGCACACCGGTCACATCAATCAGAAATTCAGCGTTCTCAAGGAGGAGAAATGTCTGTCCGTACCCGTGCAATCCGCTTCGCAGGAATCGCCCTCGCCGGCACTCTTGCACTGAGTGTGTCCGCGTGCTCTGACAATGGCGAAGGTGGCGGTGACGAACTTGTCACTGTCGGTTTTGTCGCCGTTGGTCCTGAAGGGGCCTGGCGTCAAGCCAACGAAACCAACATCCAAGAGTCATTCACGGAGGAAGCAGGCTTCAACTTGAAGTACGCTCCCGCCACGAACCTTGACCAGAAATCCCAAATCGATGCGTTCACATCATTTGTTGATGAAGGGGTGGACGTCATTCTCCTGTCGGCCACTGAAGGGTCTGGGTGGGAAGACTCCCTGTCCCGTGCCCAAGAAGCCGAGATCCCGGTCATCCTCATCGACCGCGGAATTGAGCCTGACAACACTGACCTTTACGTCACCCGTATCGCCCCCGACAATATCGCGGTGTCCACGTCGGTTGCGGAATGGGCAAAAACTGCCCTGCCAGAAGGTGGCAACTACTTTGTCCTTGAGGGGCCAGCAGGTGTGTCTGTGGTCAACGAACGCAACGAAGGGTGGGACGCTGTCATTGGCGCGGAATCATCGTTCACAAAACTCGGTGCACAAACCGCGAACTGGTCCACAGAAGAAGCGAAAAGCGTCTTCGAAACAGTGCTGAAGTCGAACAACAACGATGTTCAGCTTGTCTTCGCCCAGAACGATGAAATGGGTCTTGGCGCTGCGCAAGCTATTGAAGAAGCCGGTCTCACCCCAGGTGAAGACGTCAAAATTGCCACCATTGACGGCACGAAGGGTGCGCTCGAAGCTTTAGCCGCGGGTCGTCTCAGCTTCGTTGCCGAATACAACCCACTGTTTGGTGACGTGGCTGTCGACGTGGTGAACAAGGTGCTCGATGGGGAAAGCGTTGAACCATACATCATCGCTGAGTCGTTGACGTTTGACTCCCCAGAAGCGGCACAGGAAGCGTTGCCTGACCGCAAGTTCTAGGTCCCGTTCCCTCACACACCGTGGGGTCTTGCTTTCAGCCTCACCGCGGGCAAGACCCCACACCAATGACGTGGTTGCGCAGGAATGAAACCTGCGCCGAAGAAGGAGCG
This window encodes:
- a CDS encoding NAD(P)H-quinone oxidoreductase, whose protein sequence is MHALRAPNSFQILSPAGPLLQPCMVTNPIPGAGEVLIEVAAAGVNRADILQTHGHYAPPAGSSDIPGLEVAGVVRECGSHVRHIRQGDRVMALVTAGGYGEFVVADAASVMVIPENISMVDAAAFVEAACTIWSNLFDVAHFTSGETVLIHGGSGGVGSLALQITSALGATVLTTARTPERAARCTDLGAHTAWAYGEHVDAHGKSTFADALPTLVAQATNQRGCDIILDVTGASLLGANVHSLATGGRLIVIGMQKGATGTLPLGPLLAKRASIHGTTLRSRPREERARIVKGVTTDLLPLLAAGRIRPVVHEVWDMQEAARAHEQLLGGDVFGKLVLEPRW
- a CDS encoding carbohydrate ABC transporter permease encodes the protein MDLLYADTTGGKLLLMVIAIAMFVAVMALILFAVERIPRAPRWVVVAAFTGPALLGISFGLIYPAILTARSSLYDARGQNFIGVDNYVTAFTRPEFQQVLLNTIAWTIIVPVLSTAIGLIYAVLVDRARFEKIAKTLLFMPMAISLVGASIIWKFVYEYRPVLEGVAPDRQPAQIGLLNQILVWMGLEPVQFLLNGPWNNLFLMIVMIWIQAGFAMTILSAAIKAIPTETNEAATLDGVNGPQLFFYVTVPSVRPALVVVLTTIAMGTLKVFDIVRTMTGGNYGTQVVANEFYTQSFRQQNQGMGAALAVLLFAFVVPLIIYNVRQMKKSEEVR
- a CDS encoding carbohydrate ABC transporter permease, with amino-acid sequence MSSTTPQAPLPAKPANLVDRLDARAGRTKSTLSTKIASGIALLIAFVWTVPTVGLLITSFRPDGDIKTSGWWTWFTNPTFTLENYDQVLSGSRFQLSTFFVNSFVITIPAVIIPITLALLAAYAFAWIDFKGRNILFVAVFALQVVPIQVTLIPLLTQYVKWGLNQTFWTVWLSHSIFALPLAIFLLHNFMKDIPRELVEAARVDGAGHVKIFFRVLMPLLVPAIASFAIFQFLWVWNDLLVALTFAGGQQNVAPLTVRLADLAGTRGQDWYLLAAGAFVSMIVPVIVFLTLQRYFVRGLLAGSVKG